The following is a genomic window from Streptomyces lincolnensis.
AGCGGGGGCGCGAAGGCCGTCCACCGGTGCAGTTCCAGCGGGTACGGCCGCCCCAACACGTAGGAGGCCGGCACCCAGTTGACGAAGGCGAGCGGCAACAGGAACGTCACCCCACGCACCAGGTCCTTGCCGAACACGGTGGGCGGGTACTGCAACAGTGTGGTGCCTCCGTAGGTGAACGCGTTCTGCACCTCCGCCGCGTCCTGCGCGACGAACTGGAAGGCGGCGCCCGCCACGAACAGCGCGCAGAAGATGGCCGCGCCGCTGACCACCATCACCGGCACCAGCAGCACCTTCGCCACACTCCAGTCGACGTCGACGGCGACCAGCGCGTACCCCAGCACCGCCGCGGCCTGAGTGATCCGGCCCAGGCGGCGCAGCGCGAACCGGTCCGCGCCGACCTGCGCGAGCACCGGGGCGGGGCGCACCAGGAGGGTGTCGAAGGAGCCGTCGCGGATCCGGCCGCCGAGGACGTCCATCGAGCCGAGCACCAGGTCGGCGATCCCGAAC
Proteins encoded in this region:
- a CDS encoding ABC transporter permease codes for the protein MWVRSSMTYRTSFAVTVLGNLLVTGLDFATILLMFSQVDTLGGWSLPEIAFLYGLSATAFGIADLVLGSMDVLGGRIRDGSFDTLLVRPAPVLAQVGADRFALRRLGRITQAAAVLGYALVAVDVDWSVAKVLLVPVMVVSGAAIFCALFVAGAAFQFVAQDAAEVQNAFTYGGTTLLQYPPTVFGKDLVRGVTFLLPLAFVNWVPASYVLGRPYPLELHRWTAFAPPLVAAGCCALAGLAWRAGLRSYRSTGS